In Patulibacter sp. SYSU D01012, the genomic stretch TCGAGCAGGTGGGCCTTGCCGCCGCCCGACTCCTCCGCCGGCGTGCCGATCACGCGCACCGTCAGGCCGGCCGCGTCGGCGACGTCGGACAGGGCCAGCCCGGCGCCGACGGCCGCCGCGGCGATCAGGTTGTGCCCGCAGGCGTGACCGATCCGCGGCAGCGCGTCGTACTCCGCGCAGAACGCGACGGTCGTCGGGCCGCCGCCGCGCCGCGCGTCGAAGGCCGTCGGCAGGTCCCACGCCCCGCCCGTCACCGCGAAGCCGGCGCCCGCCAGCAGCTCGGCGCACCAGCCCGCGGCGCGGTGCTCGGCGAAGGCCAGCTCGGGGCGCGCGTGGATGCGGTGGCTGAGCGCCCGCAGGTCGGCCGCTCGCTCCCGGACGGCGGCGGCGACGGACGCGTACCGCGGGTCGACCGCGGCTCCCCGCTCGCCGATCACGTCGGCCCGGCCTCGGCCGCGATCCGCCCGCCGGCCCCCGCCTCGGCCGCGACCGGCGGGCTGGCCCCCGCAGCGCCCGCGTCCCGCCCGCCGGCCCCCGCCGAGCCCGCCGGCTGCGCGCCCGGCCGCGGCACGACCACGGGCGACCCGTCGGCGGCCTGCAGCACCTCGGCGTCCACGTCGTACAGCCGCCGCACCAGGGCGGCGTCGACGACCTCGCGCGGCGGCCCGGTCGCGACGATCCGGCCGTCCCGCATCGCCACGAGCACGTCGGCGTAGCGGGCCGCGGACGCCAGGTCGTGCAGCACCATCACGACGGTGCGGCCCGCGCGGCCGAGCGACCGCAGCAGCTCGAGCACCTCGACCTGGTGGCCCAGGTCCAGCGCGCTCGTCGGCTCGTCGAGCAGCATCACCGGCGCCTCCTGCGCGACGGTCATCGCCACCCACGCGCGCTGCGCCTGGCCGCCGGACAGCCGGTCGATCCGCCGCCCGGCGAAGGGGGTCACGCCGGTCACGCGCAGCGCGTGCGCGACGGCCGCCTCGTCCGCCGGCGACCACTGGCGGAAGAGGCCCTGGTGGGGGTGGCGGCCGTAGCCGACGAGCGCCAGCGCGGTGACGCCCTCGGGCGGCTGCGGCGCCTGGGGGAGCAGCGCGATGCGGTGCGCGGCGTCGCGCGGCCGCAGGCCCCACACGTCGTCGCCGCCGACGAGCACGCGCCCGGCCCGCGGGCGGTGCAGCCGCCCGATCGCCCGCAGCAGCGTCGACTTGCCGCACCCGTTCGGGCCGACGATCGCGACGACCGTCCCCGCGGGCACGGTCAGGTCGACGCCCGCCACCGCCGGCGCGTCGGCCGCGCCGTAGCCGGCGACGAGCCCCTCCACGCGCAGCTCCATCAGCGCACCTCCTCCGTCCGGTTCTGGCGCAGCAGCACCCACAGCAGGAACGGGCCGCCGAGCAGGCTCGTGACGACCCCGACGGGCACCTCGACCGGCCCCGCGACGACGCGGCCGACCGTGTCGGCGGCGACGACGAGCGCCGCGCCGACGAGCGCCGCGCCGACCACGGGCACGCGGCCCGGGCCGACCGCGCCGGCCGCCAGCACCGGCGCGGCGAGCGCGACGAACGCGACGGGGCCGGCGACCGCGACCCCCGTCCCGGCCAGCACGACCGCCAGCAGCAGGATCCGCACGTGCAGCCGGCCGACGGCGACCCCCAGGCCTGCGGCGGTCGCGTCGCCCAGGCGCAGCAGGCGCAGCGTCCGGGCGGTGACGAGCAGCGCCGGGGCGAGGGCGGCGAGCGCGATCAGGGCGGGCAGCGCGCTGCGGACGCTCCCGTTCGCCAGGTCGCCGACGGTCCACGTGTAGACCGCGCCCGCCAGCCCGAGGTCCTGCCGCGCCAGGACGACGTCGATCACCGAGCTCATCGCCGTGGTCAGCGCGATGCCGACGACGAGCAGCCGCAGGCCGTGCCGTCCGATGCCGCCGGCGATCGCGAAGACGAGCGCGGCGGCCGCGGCGGCCCCGATCGGCCCCGCCCACCACGCGCCGAGCATCGCCAGGTCGGTCCCCAGGACGGCGACCATGATCGCGACGATGGCGCCCTGGTTGACGCCGAGGACGTCGGGGGTGGCCAGCCGGTTGTCGGCCAGGGTCTGGGTCAGCAGGCCCGCCACGCCGAGGGCCCCGCCCGCGGCCAGCCCGGCGACCACCCGCGGCATCCGCAGCTCCCAGACGAGCAGGTCGGCCCGCCGATCGCCGACGCCGAGCAGGGCCGAGACGGCGTCGGACACGCCGATCGACGACGAGCCGACGACGAGCGCCCCGACGACGCAGGCGAGGGTGACGAGCGCCAGCGCCCCGGTCGCCACGGTGGCGCGGCGGCCGACCAGCATCGACGCACGCCCGCGCCGCAGCAGCACGGTGCCGGCCGGGCGGACGGCCGCCTCGGTCGGAGGCGCGTCCGGGGCGAGCCCGACGCTCACGCCGGCGCCCCCGCCCGGCGGGCCGCCGGCACCGTCCCCGCCCTCACCGCCGCGCCCCCGGGCCGCCGAGGGTGAGCAGGCCCTTCGTGCGGGCGATCGCGACGAGGACGGGCGCGCCGACGAGCGCCACGAGCACGCCGACCGGTGCCTCGTACGGCCGCACCACGACCCGGGCGAGCAGGTCGGCGCCGAGCAGCACCAGCGCGCCGGCGACGGCGGCGACGAGCAGGCCGGCGCGGCCCCGCGGCCCGGCGACGGCCCGGGCGAGGAACGCGGCGAGCAGGCCCAGGAACGTGATCGGTCCCGCCACCGCGATCGCCGCGCCGCTCAGCAGCGCGACGGCCAGGACGACGACGCGGCGGATGGCGTCGGGATCGCGGCCGAGCGCCCGCGCGCCGTCCTCGCCGATCCCCAGCGCCTCGAGCGGGCGGGCGACCGCGACGGCGAGCGCCAGACCGACGGCGACGACGGGCAGCGCCTGCAGCACGGTCGACGTCTCGACGCCCGACAGCGAGCCCAGGATCCAGCGGCGGTACTCGTCGTACGTGCGCTGGTGGCTGACGAGCAGCAGCGTCATCGCCCCGCCGAGCGTGGCCGACAGCGCCGCGCCCGCGAGCACCAGGCTGAGCGGCGAGAGCCCGCCGCCGGCCCGCGTGACGAGCAGCACCACGACGCTCGCGCACAGCGCGCCACCGAACGCCCAGGCCGTCTGGCCGAGCCCCGCGCTCGCGCCGAACCACGTGATGCCGACCACCACCCCCAGGCCCGCGCCGGCGTTGACGCCGAGCAGGCCCGTGTCGGCGAGCGGGTTGCGCGTGACGGCCTGCAGCAGCGCGCCCGCGACGCCCAGGCCGGCGCCGACCACGAGCGCCGCGACCGTGCGCGGCAGGCGCAGGTCGACGACGGTCAGCCGCAGCAGCTCGTGCCGCTTGGGGTCGGCCTGCAGCCCCGCGTCGCCGGCGACGTAGCGCAGGACGTCGCCGGCCGACACGTAGCCCGCGCCGACGAGCATCGAGAGCACCGCGAGGACGGCCAGCAGGCCGCACGCGCCCGCCACGGCCAGGCGGGCGCGGCGGCCCAGCCCGGGCCGCGCGGGCAGCGCCGGAGCGGCGTCGCGCAGGGCGATCGCGGGGGCCGGGGATGGGGGGACGGAGCGGCGGATGCGGGGGGACTCGCGCTCGGCGCGCATTCGTGAGTACA encodes the following:
- a CDS encoding iron ABC transporter permease, with protein sequence MSVGLAPDAPPTEAAVRPAGTVLLRRGRASMLVGRRATVATGALALVTLACVVGALVVGSSSIGVSDAVSALLGVGDRRADLLVWELRMPRVVAGLAAGGALGVAGLLTQTLADNRLATPDVLGVNQGAIVAIMVAVLGTDLAMLGAWWAGPIGAAAAAALVFAIAGGIGRHGLRLLVVGIALTTAMSSVIDVVLARQDLGLAGAVYTWTVGDLANGSVRSALPALIALAALAPALLVTARTLRLLRLGDATAAGLGVAVGRLHVRILLLAVVLAGTGVAVAGPVAFVALAAPVLAAGAVGPGRVPVVGAALVGAALVVAADTVGRVVAGPVEVPVGVVTSLLGGPFLLWVLLRQNRTEEVR
- a CDS encoding iron ABC transporter permease → MRAERESPRIRRSVPPSPAPAIALRDAAPALPARPGLGRRARLAVAGACGLLAVLAVLSMLVGAGYVSAGDVLRYVAGDAGLQADPKRHELLRLTVVDLRLPRTVAALVVGAGLGVAGALLQAVTRNPLADTGLLGVNAGAGLGVVVGITWFGASAGLGQTAWAFGGALCASVVVLLVTRAGGGLSPLSLVLAGAALSATLGGAMTLLLVSHQRTYDEYRRWILGSLSGVETSTVLQALPVVAVGLALAVAVARPLEALGIGEDGARALGRDPDAIRRVVVLAVALLSGAAIAVAGPITFLGLLAAFLARAVAGPRGRAGLLVAAVAGALVLLGADLLARVVVRPYEAPVGVLVALVGAPVLVAIARTKGLLTLGGPGARR
- a CDS encoding ABC transporter ATP-binding protein is translated as MELRVEGLVAGYGAADAPAVAGVDLTVPAGTVVAIVGPNGCGKSTLLRAIGRLHRPRAGRVLVGGDDVWGLRPRDAAHRIALLPQAPQPPEGVTALALVGYGRHPHQGLFRQWSPADEAAVAHALRVTGVTPFAGRRIDRLSGGQAQRAWVAMTVAQEAPVMLLDEPTSALDLGHQVEVLELLRSLGRAGRTVVMVLHDLASAARYADVLVAMRDGRIVATGPPREVVDAALVRRLYDVDAEVLQAADGSPVVVPRPGAQPAGSAGAGGRDAGAAGASPPVAAEAGAGGRIAAEAGPT